From one Caldithrix abyssi DSM 13497 genomic stretch:
- a CDS encoding aminotransferase class IV, translated as MLIFENNSWQQEPLRFSLLSLLSSGQALFETIYYEQGVLYFWEEHLARLQNSLNDFQARVNWPDLKTIILTRLQNESAYRQARVKLICLLPLDRRNVKINAQHFLILVEAISPSQKEPAPLALKIFPTPYNEQAPLLQHKTINYGYHFYFRGLAQQQGFDDVLYVNKQGLLMETSIANIFGVKDGRLFTPPAEVGILPGTVRSVLVKELKAREALIHIDQLPQYDFFFVSSSVRELRFVRQIDGQKFAQRYLSQFKTLVANWEAIKRKYRQRFLSG; from the coding sequence ATGCTCATTTTTGAAAACAATTCCTGGCAGCAAGAGCCGCTTCGATTTTCTCTGCTGTCGTTACTCAGCAGCGGACAGGCTTTGTTCGAAACGATTTACTACGAACAGGGCGTCCTCTATTTCTGGGAAGAACACCTTGCGCGTCTGCAGAACAGTTTGAATGATTTTCAGGCGAGAGTAAACTGGCCGGATTTAAAAACGATCATTTTAACGCGCCTGCAAAATGAATCTGCCTACCGCCAGGCGCGCGTTAAACTAATTTGTTTGCTGCCGCTGGATCGGCGAAATGTTAAAATCAATGCACAACATTTTCTTATTTTGGTCGAAGCCATTTCTCCGTCTCAGAAAGAACCGGCTCCCCTGGCCTTAAAGATTTTTCCTACGCCGTACAATGAGCAGGCGCCCCTGTTACAACATAAAACGATTAACTATGGCTATCATTTTTATTTTCGCGGCCTGGCGCAGCAGCAAGGCTTTGACGACGTACTTTACGTAAATAAACAGGGATTGTTAATGGAAACTTCTATTGCCAATATTTTTGGCGTAAAAGACGGCCGATTGTTCACGCCGCCCGCTGAGGTCGGCATACTGCCCGGAACAGTACGTTCGGTGCTGGTTAAGGAGTTAAAGGCCAGGGAAGCGCTCATTCATATTGATCAATTGCCACAGTATGATTTTTTCTTTGTCAGCAGTTCGGTGCGGGAATTGCGCTTTGTAAGGCAAATTGATGGGCAAAAATTTGCGCAAAGATATTTGTCTCAATTTAAAACACTGGTTGCAAATTGGGAAGCGATTAAACGAAAGTACCGCCAGAGGTTTTTAAGCGGGTAA
- a CDS encoding anthranilate synthase component I family protein codes for MIDWVEPYLEKLTFRAEKEGAFTSGGAPCFYLPGWQLPDGQKVEIYIEQFFAVLSPAGREQILVKRAEQSEEIDGDLFRLLKSIEARRVQSEHFFYLLLLSYDFGAARNGIQHEIDFYSLPEWYLILPARGYLRYGDANQVLRFDAGSAGLACRPPLQTLAQGNGAAQSEPQTGYLKKIQRIRDLIASGEFYQLNFTLRFSKPADRPGFEIFKEWYKKTGAPRSFYLALSEAEILSISPERFWLQKGQTVLTEPIKGTIKRSADAGEDLRLKQLLLKSKKDRAELDMITDLLRNDLAKVCRTGSVLVKKRHDLRTFSHVHHLVSEVRGRLLPGKDFVDLIDATFPGGSITGCPKIAAMQYINRLEAHNRSFYTGSFFLRFPLRNVTDSSILIRTAILKDGYVHYQAGGGIVIDSEPQKEYEECLAKAAPFLKD; via the coding sequence ATGATCGACTGGGTTGAACCGTATCTGGAAAAGCTGACGTTCAGGGCCGAAAAAGAAGGGGCTTTTACCTCTGGCGGCGCCCCCTGCTTTTACTTACCCGGCTGGCAATTGCCGGACGGCCAGAAGGTAGAAATTTACATAGAGCAATTTTTTGCGGTTTTGTCTCCGGCCGGTAGAGAGCAAATTTTAGTGAAACGAGCCGAACAAAGCGAAGAGATTGACGGCGATTTATTCCGGTTGTTAAAGTCAATAGAAGCGCGCCGCGTGCAATCGGAACACTTTTTTTACCTGCTGTTGCTCAGTTACGATTTTGGCGCCGCCCGCAACGGTATTCAGCATGAAATTGATTTTTATTCTTTGCCGGAGTGGTATTTGATTTTGCCGGCCAGGGGATACCTGCGTTACGGGGATGCGAATCAGGTTTTGCGTTTTGATGCGGGGAGCGCCGGGCTGGCCTGCAGACCGCCGCTACAAACATTGGCGCAGGGAAATGGAGCGGCGCAAAGCGAACCTCAAACCGGCTATCTAAAAAAAATTCAGCGCATTCGCGATTTAATCGCCAGCGGAGAATTTTACCAGCTCAATTTTACTTTGCGTTTCAGTAAACCGGCTGACCGGCCTGGTTTTGAAATCTTTAAAGAATGGTACAAAAAAACAGGGGCGCCGCGCAGTTTTTACCTGGCGCTTTCGGAAGCGGAAATACTATCCATCTCTCCGGAGCGCTTCTGGCTTCAGAAGGGGCAGACGGTTTTGACTGAACCCATTAAAGGGACAATCAAACGTTCTGCCGATGCCGGGGAAGATCTGCGGTTAAAGCAGCTGCTTTTAAAGTCAAAGAAAGATCGCGCCGAGCTGGACATGATTACCGACCTTTTACGTAATGATCTTGCAAAAGTCTGCCGTACCGGTTCGGTTCTGGTAAAAAAACGGCACGATTTGCGCACTTTCAGTCACGTGCATCACCTGGTGTCGGAAGTCAGGGGCAGGCTTTTGCCAGGAAAGGATTTTGTTGACCTGATAGATGCGACCTTTCCGGGCGGCTCCATTACCGGGTGCCCCAAGATAGCCGCCATGCAGTACATTAACCGTCTTGAAGCCCATAATCGTTCCTTTTACACGGGCTCGTTTTTTCTGCGCTTCCCCTTGCGGAATGTGACCGATTCCAGTATACTTATCCGCACCGCCATTTTAAAGGATGGTTATGTGCACTACCAGGCCGGGGGAGGCATTGTCATCGATTCCGAGCCACAAAAAGAATACGAAGAGTGCCTGGCCAAGGCCGCGCCGTTTTTAAAGGATTAA